Within Roseibium sp. HPY-6, the genomic segment CTGAAAGAACGGTGCGCACTCGGCGTCAACATCAAGGCTCTCATAGACCTTTTGAACGCGCTCAATGTCTTCCGGCCTGCACTGCTGAACGATCTTCAGCCGGCTCCGTACGTCCGCAGGCAAATGTTCAACCGCAGGCGGAACAAGATCGGAGAAGAATCGTGCACCCTGCGACCCGCCGAATACCAGCAACGTAAACGCGCCACCTTCGAGCGGTGCAGAATAAGCTTGCCCTGCGGCTTCCAGAACGGCGTCGCGGACAGGGTTGCCGGTTTCCACCACCTTGGCAGAAAGCTCTGCCGGAAAATTGCCAACCGGAACGCTGGTTGCAATGGCATTGACACCCTTTGCCAGCAACTTGTTGGCCCGGCCCATGACACCGTTTGCTTCATGCAAGATGGAGGGTGTGCCGGTCAGGCGCGCTGCATACATGGGCGGAAAGGTCGGATACCCACCGAACCCCACAACAACGGCCGGTTTCAGGGTCCTGATAACGGACCGGGCCTGAAGGGTGCCGCGCAACAGACTGAAAAGCGTCTTGGCAATTGAAACCGGATTGCGCCCGCGAATGGTTTCGGAGGAAATGATGTGGACGTTCCGGGCCGGAAAAATGGTCCCGTATTTGTCGGCACGTTCGTCGGTCGCCAGCTCAACGATCCAGCCACGCCTGCCGAGTTCACTCGCAAGCGCCTGTGCCGGGAACAGGTGACCGCCGGTTCCGCCGGCCGTAAGGAGTACAGTTTTGCTCATGGTTTCCGGCAATACGCCTTACATCAACGAAGAGGGGGACAACCGGCTCACGGTCACGACTTCCGATCTGGATGGCTGCGGCCTTCTGCGCGTTAACGCCAAAATAGCACCAGCCGTCATTGCCGAGGACAAGAGGGAAGATCCACCATAGGAAATAAAGGGAAGGGTCATGCCTTTTGAGGGTATCAAATGAAGGTTCACGGCAAGATTGATTGTTGCCTGCAGTCCGAACAGAACCACAAGTCCCGCTGTCGCCAGACGGCTGAAAGCATCCTGGTCCCGGCCTGCGTGGCTGAGGCCGCGCAGGACAACGAACGCAAACACCGCCACCACGAGCAAGCAGACGACAACGCCGAACTCTTCTCCAACGACCGCGAAAATGAAGTCGGCATGACTGTCCGGCAAAACCTGTTTCACAGTCCCCTCACCCGGGCCGCGCCCAAACCAGCCACCGGCAAGAAATGAATCCATCGCCGTATCAACCTGGAATGTGTCGCCTGAACTCGGATCCAGAAACCTGTCCACACGATTGGTCACATGGGGCAGAAAGGCATAGGCCGCGAAAAGGCCGATTACGCCGACAAGCCCAAGCGCCACAATGATAAACCAGGAAATCCCATTCAGGAAAAACAGTCCCGCCCAGACAAGACCGAGCAGCATGGTCTGGCCAAAGTCGGGCTGAGCAATCAACAACGCAGCACATACGGCAAAGAGTACGAAGGCGAATAAAACGCCGGGAACTTCGCGGCGACGGCCACTTTCAGACAACAGAAAGGCAACCAGTATCACGAACGCAGGTTTCAAGAACTCCGATGCCTGAAGCGAAACACCCGCAATATAGATCCACCGGCGGGCGCCCTTCGTCTCAAATCCCATGAAGAGAGTTGCCACCAGCAGGACAACCGAGACACTGAAGACAACGAGCGCCGCTCTTCGAACCATTCGTGGTGTCATCAATGACCCGGCCAGCATGATCACCAGCGCGGGCACCAGGAACATGGCCTGCCGCTTGACGAAGTAAAAGGTATCAACGCCAATTCGCTCAGCGACTGGAGGGCTTGCAGCGAAGGCAAAAACGACCCCTGAAAGCAGCAGCAGCCCGAACGCTGCCAGCAGATAGTGGTCGACTGTCCAGAGCCATTCGGCGAAACGGCTTCGATCAGCGCGCGATACCATTACGCCACCTCCTGAGTGTTTCCGGTTTCAGGCAAGGCACGTACTGCGTCCACAAAGGCCGCGCCCCTCAATTCAAAGTTCGGATACTGGTCGAAACTTGCACAGGCGGGAGACAATAGGATCGCGATTTCCTGCGCTCCGTCCTCCGCCGCTTCCGCTGCAGCGTCAATCACCGCCTGGGGCAATGTCCCGCTGATCTTGAAAGGAACCCGGCCTTCAAGCGTTTTGGCAAACTCTTCGGCAGCCTCACCGATCAGGAATGTCTTGGCGATTTTCGGGAAGTGTTCGTCCAGTGAGGAGATACCGCCTGCCTTGGCCCGGCCACCTGCAATCCAATAGATATGGTCGAAGCTGGATAGAGCCCGCGCGGCTGCGTCCGCATTGGTCGCTTTGGAATCGTTGACGAAAAGCACCCTGCCACGCTTTGCGACGACTTCCATGCGGTGATGCAGCCCGGGGAAGGTTTTCATCGCCTCCGCAATTCGTTCGCCGGGAATCTCAAGTGCCCGAAGCGCGGCAAAGGCAGCGGCAGCATTCTGGCCGTTGTGGTCACCGCGCAAGCTGTCGGTACCACCGAGAAGCGCAACAACCGACTGACTGCCGTTATGGGCTTCTATCAGATAGCCCAGATGCGCATAGATACCTTCAGTGAGTTCCCGCTCTCCGGCGATACGGCACACCGGCTTGTGCGCCAGTTCAAGCCGGTCGGCGATAAGGGAGGAAAGGCGGTCGTCAACACCGATCACGGCCAATTTCGACCCGGCAACGAGCCGTTCCTTGATCGCCGCATAGTTTTCCATTGTACCGTGACGATCGAGATGGTCGGGTGACAGGTTCATGTGAATGCCGATGCTCGGGTCCAGCGTCGGGGCCAGGTCGATCTGATAGGACGAACATTCAATGACGTAGTGCCGGCCGGGCTGTGGAGGCTCCAGGTCTAGGATCGGTGTGCCGATGTTCCCGCCCATCTGCACATCGAGACCGGCCTCCGTCAACAAGTGGGCAACAAGAGCGGTTGTTGTCGACTTTCCATTCGTGCCTGTAATCGCAATGAACGGTGCTGCAAGACACTGCTTGCGCCGCTCCCGGCAAAAGAGTTCGACGTCGCCGATGACTTCGACGGACGCCTCCCGTGCAAGATCGACGGTCCAGTGCGGAACAGGGTTTGTCAACGGCACCCCCGGCGACAGAACCAGTGCGGCAATCTCGCTCCAGTCGAGCGAGCGCAGGTCCTGCGTCTCAAGGCCTTCCGATGTCGCTTGCTGGACGCGTTTTTCATTGTCGTCGTGGCAAACAACGTCCGCGCCACCCGCTTTCAAGGCACGGGCGGTCGACAGGCCGGATCCCCCGAGCCCAAACAATGCGACCTTCTTGCCCTGAAATGTGGTGACTGGAATCATGGGTCCTACCTCAGCTTCAGCGTTGCAAGGCCGAGAAGGGCGAGAACAACCGCAATGATCCAGAAGCGGATCACGACCTGGCTTTCCGTCCAGCCCATGATCTCAAAATGATGGTGTATAGGTGCCATTCGGAACACCCTTTTGCCCGTCAGCTTGAACGAGATCACCTGAACGATGACGGACACCGCTTCCAGAACGAACAATCCGCCGATGATCGCCAGGACAATCTCGTGTTTGGTGGCAACGGCAATTGCACCAATCATGCCGCCGAGCGCCAGCGAACCGGTGTCGCCCATGAAAATGGCCGCAGGTGGAGCGTTGAACCAGAGAAAGCCGAGACCAGCGCCAATCACCGCGCCGCAAATGACGGCCAGTTCACCGGTACCGGACACGTGATGAATCTGAAGGTAGTTCGCAAAGACCGCGTTGCCCGACAGATAAGCGATGAGCCCGAACGAGGCGCAGGCAATCATCACCGGCACAATGGCAAGGCCGTCGAGCCCGTCGGTCAGGTTCACGGCATTGCCGGCCCCGACCATCACAAAGGCTGCAAACGGAATGAAAATAAGACCGAGGTTGAGTGTAAAGTCCTTGAGGAAGGGGAATGTGATGGCTTCCGAAAACTCTGACGTATCAAGAACCGTAACGGCAAACGCAGCCGCCGCCGCGATCAGAAACTCCAGACCGAGCCGCGCCTTGCCGCCAAAGCCCTTGTGGGAGGACTTCGTCACCTTCAGGTAATCGTCGTAAAAACCGATGACACCGAACCCAAGCGTCACGCCGATGACAACCCACACATAGGGATTGGACAGGTCCGACCACAAAAGGGCAGCAACCAGCGCACCCGACAGGATCATGAGACCGCCCATCGTGGGCGTGCCCTTTTTCGTAAGGAGATGGCTTTCAGGACCATCGGCGCGGATCGGTTGGCCGTGCCCCTGACGAATTCTCAGGCTCGAAATGATCTTGGGCCCGAACAAAAAAACGAAAAACAGCGCCGTCATAATGGCGCCGCCGGTTCGGAAGGTAATGTACCTGAACACGTTCAGTGCCGAAATCTGATCCGCGAATTGCCCCAAAAAATAAAACATCAGCTATCCCTTATGCCGCCGCGGTGTCATCCGCGGGCGGGTATTCCTTTTTCAAGGCCGTTACCAGCGGGCCCATGCGAGTTCCGAGCGATCCCTTGATCATAACGACATCGCCGGGACGGACGTCCTTCAAAATGACGTCTTCCAGATCTTTTGCATCTTCGCAGTAATGCGCGCGGAGCTCATGCGGCAGCTGGTCCCAGA encodes:
- the murG gene encoding undecaprenyldiphospho-muramoylpentapeptide beta-N-acetylglucosaminyltransferase — protein: MSKTVLLTAGGTGGHLFPAQALASELGRRGWIVELATDERADKYGTIFPARNVHIISSETIRGRNPVSIAKTLFSLLRGTLQARSVIRTLKPAVVVGFGGYPTFPPMYAARLTGTPSILHEANGVMGRANKLLAKGVNAIATSVPVGNFPAELSAKVVETGNPVRDAVLEAAGQAYSAPLEGGAFTLLVFGGSQGARFFSDLVPPAVEHLPADVRSRLKIVQQCRPEDIERVQKVYESLDVDAECAPFFQDMPQRIAASHLVLCRSGASSVSELSVLGRPSILVPLPGAIDQDQAANAKVLEAAGGAWPIRQSELDPQRLAEELIRLMNAPEQLVTAAENARSVAKPDAVKRLADLVEKVAAQQGERP
- a CDS encoding FtsW/RodA/SpoVE family cell cycle protein encodes the protein MVSRADRSRFAEWLWTVDHYLLAAFGLLLLSGVVFAFAASPPVAERIGVDTFYFVKRQAMFLVPALVIMLAGSLMTPRMVRRAALVVFSVSVVLLVATLFMGFETKGARRWIYIAGVSLQASEFLKPAFVILVAFLLSESGRRREVPGVLFAFVLFAVCAALLIAQPDFGQTMLLGLVWAGLFFLNGISWFIIVALGLVGVIGLFAAYAFLPHVTNRVDRFLDPSSGDTFQVDTAMDSFLAGGWFGRGPGEGTVKQVLPDSHADFIFAVVGEEFGVVVCLLVVAVFAFVVLRGLSHAGRDQDAFSRLATAGLVVLFGLQATINLAVNLHLIPSKGMTLPFISYGGSSLLSSAMTAGAILALTRRRPQPSRSEVVTVSRLSPSSLM
- the murD gene encoding UDP-N-acetylmuramoyl-L-alanine--D-glutamate ligase; this encodes MIPVTTFQGKKVALFGLGGSGLSTARALKAGGADVVCHDDNEKRVQQATSEGLETQDLRSLDWSEIAALVLSPGVPLTNPVPHWTVDLAREASVEVIGDVELFCRERRKQCLAAPFIAITGTNGKSTTTALVAHLLTEAGLDVQMGGNIGTPILDLEPPQPGRHYVIECSSYQIDLAPTLDPSIGIHMNLSPDHLDRHGTMENYAAIKERLVAGSKLAVIGVDDRLSSLIADRLELAHKPVCRIAGERELTEGIYAHLGYLIEAHNGSQSVVALLGGTDSLRGDHNGQNAAAAFAALRALEIPGERIAEAMKTFPGLHHRMEVVAKRGRVLFVNDSKATNADAAARALSSFDHIYWIAGGRAKAGGISSLDEHFPKIAKTFLIGEAAEEFAKTLEGRVPFKISGTLPQAVIDAAAEAAEDGAQEIAILLSPACASFDQYPNFELRGAAFVDAVRALPETGNTQEVA
- the mraY gene encoding phospho-N-acetylmuramoyl-pentapeptide-transferase codes for the protein MFYFLGQFADQISALNVFRYITFRTGGAIMTALFFVFLFGPKIISSLRIRQGHGQPIRADGPESHLLTKKGTPTMGGLMILSGALVAALLWSDLSNPYVWVVIGVTLGFGVIGFYDDYLKVTKSSHKGFGGKARLGLEFLIAAAAAFAVTVLDTSEFSEAITFPFLKDFTLNLGLIFIPFAAFVMVGAGNAVNLTDGLDGLAIVPVMIACASFGLIAYLSGNAVFANYLQIHHVSGTGELAVICGAVIGAGLGFLWFNAPPAAIFMGDTGSLALGGMIGAIAVATKHEIVLAIIGGLFVLEAVSVIVQVISFKLTGKRVFRMAPIHHHFEIMGWTESQVVIRFWIIAVVLALLGLATLKLR